The DNA region TTTGTGCGGCGTTGGTTGAAATCACTTCGCCAGATTTACTTTTTGAAACATTTGTCTTAAATGAAATATTCACTTTTTGTGGATTTTCTCCCAAAAAACTAACTGAATTTTTCGAAAAATCTTTTGGAATATATACAATCATGAAAGTATCGCCATCAGTCAAATCTTTCTCAGCTGTTTTTAAATCCGTAAACTGCCAGTTTAAAGTTCTTGATTGCTTAAGATTGTCACTAATTTTGTTGCCAAGTTCAATATTTTGACCATTAAAAATGACAGGTTCATCTTCGTTTACTACTGATATCTTTAGATTTTCGATTTTTGAATAAGGATCCCAGATTGATGCCAAAAAAGTTCCAGCATAAATAACAGGAATAAAACTTACTATAAATAAAGTGGCTAGAAGCACACGATTTTGCTTTATTTTTCTAAAATATTTCTTCATCTTCCTCCTAATAAAATAGTTGTATTTGTCAATGATTACTCTATTGTATAAAATATTGTTGTAAAAGTCAACAATATTTGGTATACTTATTTTATGGAAGAAAAGATTCTTGATTTATTGCAAAAAATTAATACAATTTATCGCTCGGCACAAAAATATGCAACACGCGAGCTTTCTAAAAATGATATTTCGGCTATTGAGGCTGCAATTTTAACCAAAATTTATAATTCTTCTGCTCCGCAAGATGAAATCTCTAAAGAAATTGGTGTTGATAAGGCCTATATTTCGCGAGTTTTAGTTAAAATGGAAGAGAAAAAATTAATTTTAAAGAAAAACTCACAGAAAGATAAGCGAATTCGTGAAATTGAAATTACAAAACTAGGTAAAGAAAAGCTAAACATTCGGCAGCAAATTCTAGTTAAATGGTGTGAAGAAACCTTTGGTGATATTTCTTTAAAAGAACTGAATCTATTAACCGAAGCGATTGAGATTATCTCAAATAAGGCAAATGAAAAGTGACCCTAAAATACAATAGTTTTTGTTTTGAAAACTATAATTGACTTTTTTGGTTGAATTTGGTAAAATTATAACATTGGCCTCATCGTCTAACGGTTAGGACACAAGGTTCTCATCCTTGCAATCGGGGTTCGATTCCCCGTGAGGTCACCAGAACGAGAATTAACTGCTTCATGTAAACGAAGCAGTTTTTTTTAGATCCCCGCATTCGTACAATTCTGCAAGGATATTTTTGTTGTTCCAATTGAGATGATTACTCTACGATTTAAAAAGATAGGAAGGAATAATGGATGCATATAAAGCAGAAAATGGAATTTTAAAAATAATAATATAAAGAACGATATAGATTTTATCGACGGTAAATGTTATTATAAAGGTAAAGAATTTGAGATAAAATAAGGAGTGATAATGAATTTTAATGAATACCAAAATCAAGCTGTCCAAACAGATGTTGCACATGGCGCTACTACCAAATCTGCTCGCTACAATGGCTATATGGAAAAAGCTCTCGGGTTGGCTGGCGAAACTGGTGAAGTTTTAGAAATAATTAAGAAAATAATTCGAGACAAAGGCGGAGTTTTTGAAATTGCACAGGAAGACCGTGAGAAGCTTAGAAAAGAGCTTGGCGATGTTTTATGGTATCTTTCTGCCCTAGCCTTTTATAACGATATCAGGCTTGAAGATATCGCAAAAACTAATCTTGAAAAATTAGCTAGCCGACAACGGCGAGATAAGATTCATGGTAGTGGGGACGATCGATAATAAATATGCAAACTAACTATAATATTCAAAATAACAACTTCGGGTGCTATTTTGAATAGTTAAGATTAACTAGTACTTGTAGATTTCTAGTCTATAGTCAATAAAGGCAATATAAAACACGCTATTAGATTCGGAATATACCACTATTAACCTATAACTGGTGTCATAGAATCGCAAAATATCAACATGTTTAATATCATTACTAAAATATTCATACGGTGGTTTTTTCTTGAGTTGACTTACTAATATCTGTTAAATATCAATTGTTCTACGATCGGTTGACTATAAATCGCTATATGATATAGCACTCTATCCGCCAATTCTTCCAGTTAGAGCTTTAGCCTCTTAATATTTTTTACCATCTCATCTAGTCAAAATTTTTTATGAACTTAACTGAAATAAAAAGCTTAATCAATAGATTAAAAAATTATTTATCGATAATCTTAGTTAAGCTTTATATATTTTTTAGCCCAGAATTTTCCAGCAGCAATTAATTAATTCTTGCAAAGTTTCATCATAATTCTCATAAATTCGAAAGCCTGCAGCATAAGCGTGACCGCCACCACCAAAATAGCCAGCGATATCGGCCGCAACTGGTGAATTCGTGCGAATTTTCCCTGTCAATTTACCATCTGGGTAGGTTTTTATAGCCACGCAAGCTTCTACACCTTCAACCATTCGCATTTCATCAATCACCAAAACACTTGGGTTATACTTATCAGAGTATTCTTTAATCTCGCTCCATGGAATATGTACAACTGCTAATTTTCCATCTAAAAAATATTCAATTCGCTGAATTAGTTCTCCCTTATATTTTAAAATTTCAGGTGCTTTTTTCGAAAGTTCACGGCGATCCTCTTCAAGTTTGGCTGAATTTGCGCCAAGTTTTGTTAATTCGCCCGCAACTTCAAAAGTTCTGGCTGAAGTATTGCTCGTTGAAAGCCCAAGCGTGTCGCTAAAAATTGCTCCAAGTAAATTTTGTGCAGCGTTTTCATTAATTTTCCAGTGATTTGCTTTTGCAATTTCGAAAATTAATTCACCTGCTGAGCTAGCCTCTTCTAAAATTAATTCGTGTTTAAAAAACAAATCTGGTGTTGCATCGGTATGGTGATCAATAACTAAAACTGGCGTTTTTTCAAGCAAGTTTTTATAAAGCGGGTCCTCAATTATTTTTGACAGTAGAATACTACTGGTTGTATCAACAATGATAAAAAGGTCAAATTTTTCATAAATTGAACTCTCCACTCTATCCCAGCCCTTAAAATATCGCAAATATTTAGGGATATCAACTGGACAGAAAAGTTTAACTTCTTTGCCTAACTTGCTTAAAATTTCTTCTAATCCTAAAGCTGACCCTAAACTATCGCCATCAGGGTTTTCAGCCTGAATAACGCAAATTTTTTCTGCATTTTCAACTATTTTTTTTGTATTTTCGAAATTCATTAAATTGCCTTTCGTCCTTCTAAAGCATGACTCAAAGTGATCTGGTCGGCATACTCCAAGTCAACACCTACTGGTAGACCGCGTGCAAGTCGTGAAATTATTAAGTTTTCGAAGCCTTTTTCGCGTAAATAATTCTGAATATAAAGTGCTGTGCTTTCGCCTTCAACGCTAGCGTTTGTTGCAATAATTATCTCTTGAACTTTATCTTTCAAAATTCTTTCAGCAAGCTCACGAATATGTAATTGATCGGGTGTGATTCCGTTAATTGGCGAAATAACCCCACCTAAAACATGGTAGGTTCCGTTAAAATGCTTTGTTTTTTCAAGGGCGATAATGTCTAGAGGCTCCTCAACAACCGCAATTAGTTTTTTATTGCGAGTTTCATCAGCATAAAGTGGTGAAATTTCTTCATCTTTTGAAATCAATGCAAAAGTTATAGGGCAGCTTTTAACATTTTTATGTAAATTTAAAAGACTATCGGCAATTTTTTTACTTATAGTAGCATTATTTTTTAGTAAATAGTAAGCATAGCGTTCGGCTGTTCGCGAGCCGACGCCAGGGAGCTTGCCGAGATTTTCGATAGTTTCAGTTAATGCTTGAGGTAGAATTTGTGACATTTTTCTCTTTCGAAAAGATTAAAGTCCCAAGTTTCCCAAACCGCCCATTAAAGGTTGCATTTTTTCAGCTGCAACTTTTTGAGCTTCTTCTAAGCCATCACGAATCGCAATTTGAATCCAATGTTCAAGTTCTTCAGTGTCTTCAAAATCAATCAATTCTGGGTTGAGTTTTACACTTTTCACTTTTAGCTCACCGGTAAACTGAATTACAACTGCACCCTCACCAGCTTCGACTTCAATAATCTCTTTTTTAAGTTCTTTTTGCGCTTTCTGTAGTTCGCGAACCATTTTCATTTGGTCTTTAATTCCTGCCATAATTCCTCCATTTAAAATAATTTACTCTTCTAATTTTATCAAAAAAATGTTTGAAAATCAACCTCGCCGCAAAACATAAAATCTATCAGCATTATATTTACGGTTTGAAACTAAAATTCTTTTTATGCTATAATTTACTGGAATTTTTACATTTTGGTAGGCTTCTTTCGAGAGAATTACTTCAGAATCTTCAAATTTATTTTTTACTTTTACCCTTCCTTGACGCTCAAGTGTTTTATAGAAATCTTCTTCATTTTTCGAAACCATTAAAATGCGGTTTGAATCTGTTTTCTCAAGTAAAATATCTAAATCTTGACTAAAAGCGGCGAGTGGTTGTGGCGAATACCGATAACTTAAAGCAAAAACTGAAAGATTGGTAATTAATAGATTGAAAACAAAAATTGAAATTGGAATCAACCCAAAAATTCGAGCATAAGGGTTTTTTGGAAAAAGCGCATACCAAGTATTGATTAAACCTTGGAGTCCTGTAATCGTTAAAATTAAAATTGGTGTAAAAAGAATTGTGATTGTTGTGGGGTTAATAATACAAACTAAAAGTAGAATGGTTGTCCAGATATTGATTAAATAGCTTTTTGCGGAATGTTTTGCGATAAATGTAAAATATAGCCCGATTGCGACTAAAATTGAAGTTGCTGGGTTGATTATTGGCGAAATCATTCCGTTACTGATTGGATTTGAAAAGCCAAAAAGTGCTAAAACCAAGCTTTTGATATTTTCGAAAAGTTTTAACGAGTTTGGAATTCCAAAAATTATCTTCAAGATTGAAAAATCGAAAAAGATCGAAACTAAAAGTGGTGAAGTTATTGTTAAAAATAATATTAGCGCCGCGATTTTTTGGTAATTTGGCAATTTTTTAATAATAAACCGTAAATGTGGATGTACTAAAATTGTAATTAAAAATGCTAATGTGATGTAAGAGCTGAGCGGCGTGTAAAAACTAAGCCCTAAAATTGAAATTAAAGTGAAAATTTGGTGTTTTTTTGGCTCTTTTATAAACTCCATTCCGCTCCAAATTAGCAAAATTGGGTAAAAAATATAAAGAATTTCGCTCGTTCCGTTTTGAGCAATAAAGAAAAACTGGCTCGATGTGATTGCGATAATAGAAGCTAAAATAGAGGCACGTTTCGAAAACCACATTCCTGATATTTTTGTTATGAAAAATATCGAGCATAGAGAAATAAAAACTGATGGCAATTTAATTGCAAAATTACTTAAACCAAAAATATCAATGCTAGTTTTTTGCAAAAATCTAAATGGAAAATCTAGAATGTTCTTCGAAAAAATACTTGAAAAGTTTAAGTTCATTGAACTTTTAGCGCTCTCAATTTCACCGGCGGTTAATCCATTTGGCGCAAAAAATAAAGTATAGATAATTATTGCAAGATAGCTGAGTGATAAAATCCCAACTCCAATTTGGTAACGAAATTTATAGATCCAAAAATCGCTAATTTTTAAGTTTTTCATTCTTTTTAGTATATCACATTTCTTTTTAAAAATCTACTTCAAGCTCCAAATATTTCCACCATTGTTTGAGATTAACCCTTTAATTTCGAGCATTGTTGCAGCTTGATTAAAGTTGCTCACAGAAAGCCCAGATTGCTTAATTATAGAATCGCTAGCTGTTGTGCCATTTTTTGAAAGAATTTCGAGAATTACGTTTTCGGCCGGCGTGTCACCCTGGAAGAGCTTGGTTTGTTTTTCGAAACGGTCTGGAATTAAAAAATCGAGCAGATCTTCTATTGAAATTAAAGGATTTGCACCATTTTTAATAAGCTGATTGCAGCCCGCTGAAAGTGGTGAGGTAATATTCCCGGGAACAGCAAAAACTTCTTTTCCTTGGTCAAGAGCATGATTTGCAGTCGAGAGGGTTCCGCTACGCGAGGCGGCTTCAATAATAACTACGGCATCAGCAAGACCTGAAACAATTCTGTTGCGTGCCAAAAACTGCCAAGGTTGGGCTGGTGTTCCGTTTGGATATTCACTTAAAATGACTCCATTGTTTTCAAGAATTCTTTGCCCTAAGGCTTCATGTGAACGTGGATAAATTTTATCAACACCATTTGCAAGAACTGCCAGAGTGATTCCACCACTATCAAGAGCCGCCCGATGCGCAACCGAGTCAATACCTAAAGCCAAACCGCTCACAACCACAATACCGTTTTTCGCACATTCGCTGGCAATTTTGGTTGCAACTTCTTTACCATAAGCGCTAGGCTTGCGAGTTCCTACGATTGCTACGGTTTTAATCCTTTTTGGAGGTAACTGCCCTCGCATAAAAAGCTGCTTTGGTGGGTCTGGAATATGTTGTAAATCTTTTAAATAATCTAATGATGTAGGTTTAATTTTAATAATTTCCATAAAATTCTAAAATATTGTTGACATTATTGTAAGTTTATGATAATATATAAATATTGATAAAATAATTTAAAAATTTGTCAATGAAACTTAAATCTATTGTTATAGTGTGCAATATATTCTTAATAATTCTTTGTCCCTCCTTTATATACTATAAGAATTATAAATATTGCACATGGTAACCTCTTTGACCGGCGAGCCCTTTGTTGAATTTTGGTGGGTTTTCAGCTTCGAATTTTTCGAGCCTTAGCGGGTGCGTCGAAGAGATAAAAAACCGTCTAAGCGATGCCCACCCGTGCTTAGGCGGTTTTTTATGTTATAATATTAAAATATCTATTACTTTTGTCAATGTGCTTAAGGTTAATAATTAACACACCTATTTTAACATAAGCGATTATATTTAACAAGTTTTCGAAAAAATAAATAAATTAAAAATCGTGCGACCTCGCAATAGTTTCGCACGATTTTTAACTAATATAAATCTCTCAAATTTTTTAGAATGAAGCCTCTACCGCTGCCCAAGTGGTGTCGGTGTTGTCTTCTGGGATGATGATTGTGACCTGGTCGCCAACTTGAAGGCGGAAATAAGTCACGCTTGCAAGCAGAATTTTATATTCATTTCCACCCGCTTCAACGAAGAACGAACCATCGTGATTGATGAGCGTTCCAATAATTTGTTTTCGCGGAACCGGACCAATTTGCTTATAAATAAACCCACCATCTTCATTAATTGTAAGCTTCAGAATAT from Candidatus Saccharimonas sp. includes:
- a CDS encoding nucleoside triphosphate pyrophosphohydrolase family protein, which produces MNFNEYQNQAVQTDVAHGATTKSARYNGYMEKALGLAGETGEVLEIIKKIIRDKGGVFEIAQEDREKLRKELGDVLWYLSALAFYNDIRLEDIAKTNLEKLASRQRRDKIHGSGDDR
- the recR gene encoding recombination mediator RecR, producing the protein MSQILPQALTETIENLGKLPGVGSRTAERYAYYLLKNNATISKKIADSLLNLHKNVKSCPITFALISKDEEISPLYADETRNKKLIAVVEEPLDIIALEKTKHFNGTYHVLGGVISPINGITPDQLHIRELAERILKDKVQEIIIATNASVEGESTALYIQNYLREKGFENLIISRLARGLPVGVDLEYADQITLSHALEGRKAI
- a CDS encoding YbaB/EbfC family nucleoid-associated protein produces the protein MAGIKDQMKMVRELQKAQKELKKEIIEVEAGEGAVVIQFTGELKVKSVKLNPELIDFEDTEELEHWIQIAIRDGLEEAQKVAAEKMQPLMGGLGNLGL
- the dprA gene encoding DNA-processing protein DprA encodes the protein MEIIKIKPTSLDYLKDLQHIPDPPKQLFMRGQLPPKRIKTVAIVGTRKPSAYGKEVATKIASECAKNGIVVVSGLALGIDSVAHRAALDSGGITLAVLANGVDKIYPRSHEALGQRILENNGVILSEYPNGTPAQPWQFLARNRIVSGLADAVVIIEAASRSGTLSTANHALDQGKEVFAVPGNITSPLSAGCNQLIKNGANPLISIEDLLDFLIPDRFEKQTKLFQGDTPAENVILEILSKNGTTASDSIIKQSGLSVSNFNQAATMLEIKGLISNNGGNIWSLK
- a CDS encoding DHH family phosphoesterase, with product MNFENTKKIVENAEKICVIQAENPDGDSLGSALGLEEILSKLGKEVKLFCPVDIPKYLRYFKGWDRVESSIYEKFDLFIIVDTTSSILLSKIIEDPLYKNLLEKTPVLVIDHHTDATPDLFFKHELILEEASSAGELIFEIAKANHWKINENAAQNLLGAIFSDTLGLSTSNTSARTFEVAGELTKLGANSAKLEEDRRELSKKAPEILKYKGELIQRIEYFLDGKLAVVHIPWSEIKEYSDKYNPSVLVIDEMRMVEGVEACVAIKTYPDGKLTGKIRTNSPVAADIAGYFGGGGHAYAAGFRIYENYDETLQELINCCWKILG
- a CDS encoding glycosyltransferase family 39 protein, whose protein sequence is MKNLKISDFWIYKFRYQIGVGILSLSYLAIIIYTLFFAPNGLTAGEIESAKSSMNLNFSSIFSKNILDFPFRFLQKTSIDIFGLSNFAIKLPSVFISLCSIFFITKISGMWFSKRASILASIIAITSSQFFFIAQNGTSEILYIFYPILLIWSGMEFIKEPKKHQIFTLISILGLSFYTPLSSYITLAFLITILVHPHLRFIIKKLPNYQKIAALILFLTITSPLLVSIFFDFSILKIIFGIPNSLKLFENIKSLVLALFGFSNPISNGMISPIINPATSILVAIGLYFTFIAKHSAKSYLINIWTTILLLVCIINPTTITILFTPILILTITGLQGLINTWYALFPKNPYARIFGLIPISIFVFNLLITNLSVFALSYRYSPQPLAAFSQDLDILLEKTDSNRILMVSKNEEDFYKTLERQGRVKVKNKFEDSEVILSKEAYQNVKIPVNYSIKRILVSNRKYNADRFYVLRRG
- a CDS encoding MarR family transcriptional regulator — encoded protein: MEEKILDLLQKINTIYRSAQKYATRELSKNDISAIEAAILTKIYNSSAPQDEISKEIGVDKAYISRVLVKMEEKKLILKKNSQKDKRIREIEITKLGKEKLNIRQQILVKWCEETFGDISLKELNLLTEAIEIISNKANEK